CGCAGCACGCGCTCCTGCGCGGTGCGGCTGATCTGGAAGGGCTTGCCGCGAACCGCGCGGGGAACCAGTTCGCCGTCTTCCTCCAGCAGCAGGACGCCCCGCGGCGCGCCGACGGCGTTGGCGGCGAGGTCGAGAATCAGCGGCAGCAGTTCCGACAGGGACATCCTGCCGGCGAGTTCGACGCCGGCGTGCAGCAGCGCCTGGAGGTGGCCGGCGGACTTGAGCGGCGGCTCTTCGGCCGAGCGGCCTTCGGCAGCCTGGCGGGACATGAGGTGATCCAGCCGCACGGCGATCGTGGCGGTGCTCGCCACCCCCGGCTGTTCCAGCGGGTGCGGAGGAAGCGCCTCCGCTGCGGCGATCGCCTGCAATTCGAAAATCAGGCGGCCGGCCTGGATGCGGTCGCCGGGGCGTAATTCGACGGCCCCCTCGACCGGCACGCCATTCAGAAGCGTGCCATTCTTGCTGCCCAGATCCCGGACGAACCAGCCTTCGCCGGCGCGCTCCAGCGCAAGGTGGCGCCGGGAGAGGTCCGGCTCCTCGGGGAAACTCAGGTCATTGTCGAGCGCGCGCCCCACTCTGACGGCGCTTGAAGACAGTGCGTGAAGGGAAGTGGCGCCGTCTGGCCGCCGGATCAGAAGTTGGGCGTGAGCGGGCAAGGCGTTCCTCCTAAGCTGCGGCCGGGAGAGTCCGGGCTGCCGCAGTCCCAGATGATGATGAGCGGCATCGTACCACAGAGGGCGCTCGGAGCTCCGGTCGGGGACGCGGCGCGAGGAAGAAATCAGGCGCCGCTGCGCGGCGCCATGCGCCAGCGCCCGCCATTCGGCGTAAAGGCCAGCTTCAGCAGCTCGTCCAGAGCGTATCGGATATGCGCCCGGATCGCCGCATCGGCGCGCAGCGGATCGCCCGAGCACAGCTCTTCGGCCAGTTCGGAGTGATACCTCGGCGGAAGCGGATGCACCTGCGCCGCCGTGTCTGACAGCCAGCTGAACAGCAGGTCCTGCTCGCGCTCGATCGCCTGCCGCAGCAGCGGACTGCCGCCGATCTCGGCCACCCGCAGGTGGAACCGCACGTGATACGCGCGCACCTGCAGCCGGTATTCGCTATCCGCCTGCAGGCGCTCCCACTCTTTGTAATACTGGTCGAGCTTCTTCGCCATGCGCAGGATTTCCGCCTTCTCGCTGCGCGTGGCGCGTTCGGCGAACAGCCGCGCCGATTGGCTCTCCAGCGCCTCGCGCAGCGTGTACCGGTCCCGGATCTCTTCGCGCGAAGGCTGCCGCACCCGCGTGCCCACGCGGGGGCGGCTTTCGAGCAGCCCTTCGTTGACCAGCCGCTGCAGGGCCTCGGCCACAGGCAGCAGGCTCATGCCGAGCTCGTCCGCCAGCCGCCGCCGCGACAACGCCGCCCCGGGAGGATAAACCCCCTTCAGGATCCGCTCTCTCACCAGCCGGTAGGCGCGTTGCGCCAGCGTGTCATCGGCGTGCGCCGGCGCGGGCAGCAGCGACCGCCCGCCAGAAGATGCCGGAGTCATGGGCGAAACCAAGGCTTCAGTTTACTTGACCAGGAAGGGCCACTTCCAGACCCAGTGGTAGCCGAACCGCAGCACGAACACGGCCGCCGTGGCCGCCGCGAAGACGATCATCCCCGCCACCACGTAGAAGATCTTCCGCCACGGGAATTTCTGCCCTTCGCGGTGCAGCACCAGCAGGTAGCTGGCGAACACGCCGACGAAATACAGCAGGATCATCGGCGCGGCGAAGATCGTCAGGTTGATCGCGTCCGGCGTCGGCGTGATGATCGCCGCCAGAATCACGATCACCAGAATGGCGTAGCGCGAGTGCCGCAGCAGGAACCGCGGCGACGCGATCCGCAGCAGCGTCAGGAAGAAGATCAGCACCGGCAGCTCGAACACCAGCGCCACGCCCAGAATCACGTTCACGAACAGATCGAAATACTCGGTCAGCGAAATGTACGGGCGCACGCCCAGATTGCTGCCGATGCCAAGCAGGAACACCAGCCCGAACCGGAAGGCCACGAAATAGGCGAACAGCCCGCCGAGAATGAACAGCCCCGCCGTGCAGAAAATGAACGGCACGGCCAGCCGCCGCTCGCGCCGGTACAGCCCCGGCGAAATGAACGCCCACGCCTGATACACAATCCACGGCGACGCGACGAACAGCCCCGCCAGAATGGGCAGCTTGATCCAGATGATCGTGAACGCCTCCGTCGGCGTCAGCTGCGCCAGCTCCGGCGGATAGCCCAGCTGCGTCAGCGCCGCGACCGCCGGTCCGCGCACCGCGTCCCACAGCTTGTTCGTGAACAGGATGCACGCGACGAAGGCGATGCCCAGCCCCATCAGCGCGCGGATGATCCGCATGCGCAGCTCCTCGAGATGCTCGAGGAAACTCATCCGCAGCAGTTCTTCTTCCTCGTCCTCGGGTTCCGTCTTCGCCGGCGGTTCGGCCGCAGGGACGGATGCCGGCGCCGGGGCCGCGGCCGGCAGGGTTTCCGCAGAGTCCGGGCCCGGGTTTCCGCCCGCCTCCGCCGATTCAGGCGGCATGCGGCCGTCGTGCTCCGGCCCGGCGTCCGGGCGCGGCTCGTGCGAGTCAGTGTTCTCCGGCATCGATGCGTGCGTTTCCTGTCTCGAGTCGCTGTTCCACTCCGCCGGTCAGCGCACTGCGGGTTCTCCGCTCGCCGCTTCGGACGGCGGCGCTTCGGCTGCCGGAGCCGTCTCCGGGGTCGGAGCGGCCTCGGCCTCGGCGGCAGGACCGGCGGATGCGTCTGCCGCAGCGCCGGTTTTGTCAGCGTCCTGAATTGCGGAATCGCTTACCGGATTGGCATCCGTGGTGGAAGGCGCATCATACGACTCCGGATATCCGTAAGAGCCGTAGTCGTAGGACGAGTCGTATTGATAGTCGTAATTGCTCGAGTAGTTGTAATCGCTGGTGACCTGCGCCAGCGAATCGGCCTCTTTCCTGATCTCGGCCGTTTCCCGCTCGAGGTTCGCCATCTCCCGCTGCCAGGTGTCGCGCAGTTCGTTGGAAGCCCTGCGGAACTCGTTGATCGCCTTGGCGATGTTCCGTCCCACTTCCGGCAGCTTCTTGGGCCCGAACAGCAGCAGCACCAGCACGAAGATGACGAGGGTCTCTTGCCAACCTAGCGGACCCATCCGGGAATACTCCTTTGTTCCAGCCTACACCGATGATAACGGAGCCGGCTGCGGGGGCTCAACCTGCGCGCCTACAGCGGCAGCACTTCCAGGCGGTCCGGATCGAACCGGATGCGGCGCTTCTCCAGATAGCTCTCCACCGCCAGCAGCGGCGGCAGGATCGAAATCGCGGCCAGCCTCACGTCCCCGTTCGGCCGCTTCCTCGATTTGCAGCAGTCGAGAAAGTTCCTCACATGGTCCACCGTGATGTCGCCCGGAATCTCCTTCATCTCGGGCGAAGCCCCTTTGGCGGCGGGAGTGAACACGTACCGGTTCCGGTTCACGAACAGCCGTCCCCGGTCTCCATGGAAAGTGACTCCGTACTCTCCCGGCAGTCCGTAGGCGTTGCTCTGGAACAGCACGCTGAATCCGTCATACTCGAACAGCGCGTTGCACGTGTCCGGCGCCGTGCGGCCGTCTTTCAG
This DNA window, taken from Bryobacteraceae bacterium, encodes the following:
- a CDS encoding GntR family transcriptional regulator, encoding MTPASSGGRSLLPAPAHADDTLAQRAYRLVRERILKGVYPPGAALSRRRLADELGMSLLPVAEALQRLVNEGLLESRPRVGTRVRQPSREEIRDRYTLREALESQSARLFAERATRSEKAEILRMAKKLDQYYKEWERLQADSEYRLQVRAYHVRFHLRVAEIGGSPLLRQAIEREQDLLFSWLSDTAAQVHPLPPRYHSELAEELCSGDPLRADAAIRAHIRYALDELLKLAFTPNGGRWRMAPRSGA